The Candidatus Methylomirabilis limnetica genome has a window encoding:
- a CDS encoding type II toxin-antitoxin system VapB family antitoxin, giving the protein MRTTMDLPKDLLEEAKKMCGTKTMTGTVILSLQKLIQSKKIERLRSLRGKLDLDVDLKRLRKDRTVTTDVSRKSKVGPL; this is encoded by the coding sequence ATGAGAACCACGATGGACCTGCCCAAGGATTTGCTAGAGGAAGCCAAAAAGATGTGCGGTACCAAGACGATGACCGGTACCGTGATTCTCTCGCTCCAGAAGTTGATTCAGTCCAAGAAGATTGAGCGGCTTCGATCCCTGCGAGGGAAGCTGGACCTCGACGTTGACTTGAAACGATTGAGGAAAGACCGAACCGTCACCACTGACGTTAGCCGAAAGTCAAAGGTTGGGCCCTTGTGA
- the lpxC gene encoding UDP-3-O-acyl-N-acetylglucosamine deacetylase — protein MSHQRTLQTIATCEGIGIHTGRSAKMSLRPAPANSGVVFTRIDLPHAATIEAKPAHIVDVHHATTIGKNGVKVRTIEHLMAAFAGTGLDNVLVELDGEEVPTMDGSAAPFVELIRKAGLRRQMVAKTYLKIKERLVVESGRSSIQIVPSERLQVIYTMPFDHPLLGEQSVAFDITRETFANEIASCRTYGFLKDIEELRRRNLGLGGSFENAIVIGEGGVVNGALRFRDELVRHKVLDLLGDLYLLGRPILGTVIAHGAGHHLHTRLVREIQRHLDLEHMAPARSGVIERWARPLLQPERALEVAPL, from the coding sequence GTGAGTCATCAGCGAACGCTGCAGACTATAGCTACCTGCGAAGGAATAGGGATTCATACCGGTCGATCAGCCAAGATGTCTCTCCGTCCTGCTCCCGCGAACTCCGGCGTCGTATTCACGCGCATCGATCTTCCCCACGCCGCCACCATTGAGGCCAAACCCGCGCACATCGTCGATGTCCATCATGCGACCACCATCGGCAAGAATGGTGTAAAGGTGAGGACCATTGAGCATCTGATGGCGGCGTTTGCGGGGACGGGGCTGGATAATGTCCTGGTAGAACTCGACGGCGAAGAGGTTCCAACCATGGATGGCAGCGCCGCACCGTTTGTCGAGCTGATCAGGAAAGCAGGCCTCAGACGACAGATGGTCGCCAAGACGTATCTCAAGATTAAAGAGCGTTTAGTCGTCGAGTCCGGTCGCTCGAGTATTCAGATCGTCCCTTCGGAGCGTCTTCAGGTCATCTATACGATGCCCTTCGACCACCCGCTTCTGGGAGAACAGTCGGTCGCCTTCGACATCACCAGGGAGACGTTTGCTAATGAGATCGCGTCTTGCCGGACCTACGGGTTCCTTAAAGACATCGAAGAGCTTCGCCGTCGCAACCTGGGCTTGGGCGGGTCGTTTGAAAACGCAATCGTAATCGGCGAGGGAGGCGTGGTCAACGGCGCCCTCCGCTTCCGGGACGAGCTAGTCCGCCATAAGGTCCTCGACCTATTGGGGGACCTCTATCTCCTCGGTCGGCCTATCCTTGGGACCGTCATCGCACACGGTGCCGGTCACCACCTTCACACCAGGCTCGTACGGGAGATCCAGCGTCACCTGGACCTGGAGCATATGGCCCCCGCTCGCAGTGGCGTGATTGAGCGATGGGCGAGGCCGCTGCTTCAGCCGGAACGAGCCCTCGAGGTTGCCCCGTTGTAA